The nucleotide window TACACCAGAGAAAAAATCTTGGTGGGCAACCAAAATGGGTAGGTTTTTCTATGAGACATTATTATGGATTTCATCAAGAGTTTATTTACCTCTCACACCATTAGTAGAGAAGTTCGTTTTTAAGAAACAATACGGGGAATTAGAAAAGCACCCAACGACAGCAGTGCAAAGATCAGCTGATGGGTTTGCTTTAgattgtttattttcaCAATTTGTTGATGAATGGGCTTGTCCAATGGATAATGGTCCAGAAGTATTGCGCTCACTTGATTATTCTATATCACAagcttcaaaaaataaagaattcTACGTCCACGTTCCAATTGAGGTTCGCTGTTCTAACACTTCCTTACCACAAACACAATTAGATACATCAACTAGAAACTCCATGTCTGCTGGTCCAGTAtatggaaatattttacGTCCTTATTTGGACAACACACCTTTTAGTGAAATGGTAACTCCCTTAGCAGCCATAACGAATAACCAATTAACGTTATATATCAATGCCACAATTTATCGTCCATTTGGTTACAATACTCCAATTTATAAGTGGTTTTCTGTTTTTGAAGACACAATGATTGGCGCTGGTGGTAAGCCACATTGGGCCAAAAATTTCTTGGGGTCTACCTCTTTGATTAATACTGAGAAAAAGACTAAATATAAAGATTTCGAAATGAGGGGTATGGCAACGAAGATTAAGGAGATGTATGGAGATGATTTATTGAactttcaaagaataaGACGCCAACAAGATCCCAAAAATGTTTTTGTAATGAATAAAGATTGGGCTGTTATTAATGGTGTTGTTAATCCTGGAGAGGTAAATTGAATACAAATTATGATAAAAaactttttaaatattctcatataacaaataaataagaaAAACATTATGAATGACTACCGATTCTTTAAGTCAAATTGCTTCAAGTAATGTAAACAATAATTACGTGTTGATTATCTATATAAAGCTCTTTAATGCTGGCTTATTTCACTTAGTGATAATGCAATTGCTAATTGTaactcttcatcttccgCAGATGATGTAGGTGCGGGTTGAGTGGTTGTCAGTGGCGGGTGATTGTTACTATGAGATGTTTCTTGGCTTCTCTCATTAACCAATAAAGATTGTTCCACTGcttttaaaaattcttcatcttcgttTCGAATGTCCATACTggatatatttaaattgttCGTATCATTTCGCGATTCTTCCAGTACTCTCCTCAAATTTTCTTCGTCATTATTCTGACTAGTGTTGGAGTCATTTCCATTTGTATGGAATGTTTCTTCCGATTCCATTAATGCAATCTTCAATTGTAGTTCCTCTTCGTCAATATCTCCTCCGTATTTTGCAAACAATTTTTCTGCTTTCTTTTCCTGTTCTCTCCTTTTCGTcacttcatcatcatataaTTGTAATTCTGAATTCATTGTTTCATTCCATTTATTACTGCGGTTACGTGATCCacttgattttgatttcctCGAGTGTAGGTCATCGGAGATAAACTGAAGATAATTTAAGGTATTTCCACTTCCAACAATCATTCTACCTTGAGAAATGCTCAAGAATTCtggaaatttttcagttttttGAACAGTCTTAATTAAGTTACCACTGGAAGcatcaaatatttgcaaTGAACCATTTAGTGCTGCTGCC belongs to Naumovozyma castellii chromosome 3, complete genome and includes:
- the ALO1 gene encoding D-arabinono-1,4-lactone oxidase (ancestral locus Anc_8.861); this translates as MTTSILTVPAKSDYTFRNWAGIYTAKPQKYFQPTNVQEVINIVNAARAAGKTVVTVGSGHSPSNMCITNEWLINLDKMNSVQSFKEYPERHYADITVAAGLRVYQLNAYLNKKGYTLQNLGSVAEQSVAGIISTGTHGSSPYHGLFSSQYVNLTIVNGNGQLVYLDSEHNPEIFRAAALSLGKIGIIVSATIRAVPAFNIRSTQEVITFEEFLEQWDSVWLSSEFIRVWWYPYSRKCVLWRGSKSHDNITPEKKSWWATKMGRFFYETLLWISSRVYLPLTPLVEKFVFKKQYGELEKHPTTAVQRSADGFALDCLFSQFVDEWACPMDNGPEVLRSLDYSISQASKNKEFYVHVPIEVRCSNTSLPQTQLDTSTRNSMSAGPVYGNILRPYLDNTPFSEMVTPLAAITNNQLTLYINATIYRPFGYNTPIYKWFSVFEDTMIGAGGKPHWAKNFLGSTSLINTEKKTKYKDFEMRGMATKIKEMYGDDLLNFQRIRRQQDPKNVFVMNKDWAVINGVVNPGEVN